Proteins from a single region of Ziziphus jujuba cultivar Dongzao chromosome 1, ASM3175591v1:
- the LOC107434156 gene encoding uncharacterized protein LOC107434156: MVLESGFSDMLIKVGLFFLVQALVYLILSKSSSIFSKSTKRSHSFKPARSVSVRRFLAALSDMPAGGELSPSPKEHLQSPTQENSSSPSAHHRHHHHTS; this comes from the coding sequence ATGGTGTTGGAAAGCGGCTTTTCAGATATGTTGATTAAAGTGGGCTTGTTCTTCCTGGTTCAAGCTTTGGTGTATCTTATCCTTTCCAAATCATCTTCCATCTTCTCCAAATCAACAAAGAGATCTCACAGCTTCAAACCGGCTCGCTCCGTCAGTGTTCGCCGGTTTCTCGCTGCTCTTTCCGACATGCCTGCCGGCGGGGAGCTTTCTCCTTCACCAAAAGAACATCTTCAGTCGCCAACCCAAGAGAATTCATCATCGCCCTCTgctcatcatcgtcatcatcatcatacatcTTAG
- the LOC107433753 gene encoding VQ motif-containing protein 18 isoform X2, with product MEKLMKTQSVAPSSANSTKLAMHKDSHVISKFKPKIRIIHVFTPEIIKTDAENFRELVQNLTGNKPHADKVSGGTMRSKTTSGTSAPRKKMEEQKKDEFTRLQNGELIKEEIEELWRVDEQGEM from the exons ATGGAAAAGTTGATGAAGACTCAATCAGTTGCTCCAAGTTCAGCTAATTCTACTAAACTGGCCATGCACAAAGATTCCCACGTAATATCCAAGTTCAAGCCAAAGATTCGCATAATCCATGTATTTACACCTGAAATCATCAAGACAGACGCCGAAAATTTCCGAGAACTGGTTCAGAATCTCACGGGCAACAAGCCTCATGCAGACAAGGTTAGTGGTGGTACGATGAGGAGTAAAACAACAAGTGGTACTTCAGCTCCGCGCAAGAAAATGGAAGAGCAAAAAAAGGACGAGTTTACAAGGTTGCAAAATGGGGAATTGATAAAGGAAGAAATAGAAGAGTTATGGAGAG TGGATGAGCAAGGAGAGATGTGA
- the LOC107433753 gene encoding VQ motif-containing protein 17 isoform X1 has translation MEKLMKTQSVAPSSANSTKLAMHKDSHVISKFKPKIRIIHVFTPEIIKTDAENFRELVQNLTGNKPHADKVSGGTMRSKTTSGTSAPRKKMEEQKKDEFTRLQNGELIKEEIEELWRGEKINSFLDGFSDLDGFIEELNQFHSLPLRSSLMDVFEDPKWMSKERCESLWPKAKIFNPGPFGV, from the exons ATGGAAAAGTTGATGAAGACTCAATCAGTTGCTCCAAGTTCAGCTAATTCTACTAAACTGGCCATGCACAAAGATTCCCACGTAATATCCAAGTTCAAGCCAAAGATTCGCATAATCCATGTATTTACACCTGAAATCATCAAGACAGACGCCGAAAATTTCCGAGAACTGGTTCAGAATCTCACGGGCAACAAGCCTCATGCAGACAAGGTTAGTGGTGGTACGATGAGGAGTAAAACAACAAGTGGTACTTCAGCTCCGCGCAAGAAAATGGAAGAGCAAAAAAAGGACGAGTTTACAAGGTTGCAAAATGGGGAATTGATAAAGGAAGAAATAGAAGAGTTATGGAGAGGTGAGAAGATTAATAGTTTCTTGGATGGTTTCTCTGATTTGGATGGTTTTATTGAAGAGTTAAATCAATTCCATTCACTTCCTCTAAGGTCTTCGCTCATGGATGTGTTTGAAGATCCAAAA TGGATGAGCAAGGAGAGATGTGAATCACTGTGGCCAAAAGCCAAAATATTCAACCCGGGGCCCTTTGGCGTTTAG
- the LOC107435446 gene encoding GTP 3',8-cyclase, mitochondrial: MMGRSVSYFPRWPRGFRKFSGLMVEPKIEPYSASSSILEGKTLDETSKDELTENASDMLVDSFGRLHTYLRISLTERCNLRCHYCMPAEGVDLTPSPKLLSQNEIVRIASLFTSSGVDKIRLTGGEPTIRNDIEDICLRLSNLKGLKKLAITTNGITLGRKLPRLKECGLTSLNISLDTLVPAKFEFMTRRKGHQRVIESINAALDLGYNPVKVNCVVMRGFNDDEICDFVKLTQEKPINVRFIEFMPFDGNVWNVKKLVPYSEMFDRVVRQFPNMKRLQDHPTETAKNFRIDGYQGAVSFITSMTQHFCAGCNRLRLSADGNFKVCLFGPSEVSLRDPLRRGADDQELREIIGAAVKRKKASHAGMFDIAKTANRPMIHIGG; encoded by the exons ATGATGGGGCGCTCTGTATCCTACTTTCCTCGCTGGCCTAGAGGCTTCAGAAAATTCAGTGGCTTAATG GTGGAACCCAAAATTGAGCCATACTCTGCATCTTCAAGTATTCTGGAGGGCAAAACGTTGGATGAGACTTCTAAAGATGAGTTGACTGAAAATGCTTCTGATATGTTAGTTGATTCATTTGGGAGGTTGCACACTTACTTGAGGATATCATTGACTGAACGTTGTAATCTGCGGTGTCACTATTGTATGCCAGCTGAGGGTGTGGATCTCACTCCCAGCCCTAAGCTTCTTTCACAGAATGAAATTGTGAGAATTGCCAGTCTGTTTACAAGCTCTGGAGTTGACAAAATCCGTTTGACCGGAGGAGAGCCAACCATTAGGAATGATATTGAAGACATATGTTTACGCTTGTCAAACTTGAAAGGCCTAAAGAAGCTTGCCATCACTACCAATGGAATAACTCTTGGAAGAAAGCTTCCCAGGCTCAAAGAATGTGGCCTCACTTCTTTGAATATTAGTCTGGACACATTGGTGCCAGCTAAGTTTGAATTTATGACCAGGCGCAAAGGACATCAAAGGGTTATCGAATCTATTAATGCTGCCTTAGACCTTGGATACAATCCTGTTAAG GTAAATTGTGTTGTGATGCGGGGGTTCAACGATGATGAGATTTGTGATTTCGTGAAACTGACACAAGAAAAGCCAATCAATGTTcgattcattgagttcatgccTTTTGATGGAAATGTTTGGAATGTGAAAAAACTTGTTCCCTACTCAGAAATGTTTGATAGAGTGGTAAG ACAGTTTCCAAACATGAAGAGACTTCAGGATCACCCAACAGAAACAGCCAAAAATTTCAGGATAGATGGGTATCAGGGTGCAGTTTCTTTTATCACATCAATGACTCAGCATTTTTGTGCTGGTTGTAATAGGTTGCGTCTTTCAGCTGATGGGAATTTCAAAGTGTGCCTATTTGGTCCCTCAGAG GTTAGCTTAAGAGATCCTCTTCGTCGTGGTGCTGATGATCAAGAGCTTAGGGAAATAATTGGGGCAGCG GTGAAAAGGAAGAAAGCTTCACATGCTGGAATGTTCGACATTGCAAAGACAGCAAATAGGCCTATGATCCATATTGGTGGCTAA